Proteins found in one Plasmodium sp. gorilla clade G2 genome assembly, chromosome: 14 genomic segment:
- a CDS encoding RNA methyltransferase, putative codes for MGDDEKYPFIDKVSKKHINKSNKKKKSNNNISNEENKKLNINNIEENHKIDNTKESNIEHLNVSLNDDIKNSITKRIPNISRDLKLDVCVAIPSTIINNKSDVIKSYLTSFLARIFTIFSISKIYIYDDYLEQENLINKQKNYGDYQNEKYKKDIKNNSNNINKNMHNNIKKDPNDNDQNNFDNIVNNEKNKEESPQYSYLCKYMHYNLQYLETPQYLRKHLFPITNFLKNSGIMNPVDAPHHLRSDEWLPFREGVVLQKSSNGIIVDVGLFSNVLIENVNYINIGTRVTVLFQSNSYELFQKKNPNVLFTGKLIHPSVPKLYNLYWGYSIEILKNLSDIFKLQVDYLIGTSERGKFIDDTMVSFRDAKSVLIVFGNKDGLEDLLIKEKEKKKNKIFSPEKKVKVLNKMLKKFDLFINTCPCQTSRTIRTEEAITITLSLLHNILK; via the exons atgggagatgatgaaaaatatCCATTCATAGATAAAGTAAgtaaaaaacatattaataaatcaaataaaaaaaaaaaaagtaataataatataagtaatgaagaaaataaaaaattaaatataaacaatatagaAGAAAATCATAAAATAGATAATACTAAAGAAAGTAATATAGAACATTTAAATGTCTCTcttaatgatgatataaaaaattctaTAACAAAAAGAATCCCTAACATAAGTAGGGATTTAAAGTTAGATGTTTGTGTAGCTATTCCTtcaacaataataaataataaaagtgatgTTATTAAATCATATTTAACTAGTTTTTTGGCAAGAATATTTACGATTTTTTCCAtatctaaaatatatatatatgatgattatCTGGAACaagaaaatttaataaataaacaaaaaaattacgGTGATtatcaaaatgaaaaatataaaaaggatataaaaaataatagtaataatattaataaaaatatgcataataatataaagaaagaCCCAAATGACAATGATCAGAATAATTTTGACAATAttgtaaataatgaaaaaaacaaagaagAATCACCTCAATATTCGtatttatgtaaatatatgcaTTATAATTTACAATATTTAGAAACTCCTCAATACTTAAGAAAACATTTATTTCCAAttacaaattttttaaaaaattcagGAATTATGAATCCAGTAGATGCACCTCATCATTTAAGGAGTGATGAGTGGTTACCTTTTAGAGAAGGTGTAGTTCTTCAAAAATCGTCAAACGGAATTATTGTAGACGTTGGATTATTTTCAAATGTACTCATAGAAaatgtaaattatataaatattggaACAAGAGTTACCGTTTTATTTCAATCAAATTCATATGAATtgtttcaaaaaaaaaaccccAACGTTTTATTTACAGGTAAATTAATACATCCATCTGTACCCAAGttgtataatttatattggGGATATTCCattgaaatattaaagaatttGAGTGacatttttaaattacaAGTTGACTACTTAATTGGGACATCAGAAAGGGGAAAATTCATTGATGATACTATGGTATCTTTCAGGGATGcaaa atcCGTTCTCATCGTTTTTGGAAATAAAGATGGGTTGGAAGATTTgttaattaaagaaaaagagaaaaaaaagaacaaaattttttcacctgaaaaaaaagttaaaGTATTAAATAAGATGTTAAAAAAGTtcgatttatttattaatacttGTCCGTGTCAAACCTCTCGAACGATCAGAACTGAAGAGGCCATAACAATAACTTTATCATtgttacataatattttaaagtaG
- a CDS encoding protein-L-isoaspartate(D-aspartate) O-methyltransferase, putative, with protein MYKLSENNHKSLLENLKRRGIIDDDDVYNTMLQVDRGKYIKEIPYIDTPVYISHGVTISAPHMHALSLKRLINVLKPGSRAIDVGSGSGYLTVCMAIKMKVLENKNSYVIGLERVKDLVNFSLENIKRDKPELLKIDNFKIIHKNIYQVNEEEKKELGLFDAIHVGASASELPQILVDLLAENGKLIIPIEEDYTQVLYEITKKNGKIIKDRLFDVCFVALKKN; from the exons atgtacAAATTATCtgaaaataatcataaaagTTTACTTGAGAATCTGAAAAGAAGGGGAATtattgatgatgatgatgtaTACAATACTATGTTACAG gtTGATAgaggaaaatatattaaagaaatacCCTACATAGATACTCCTGTTTATATTAGCCATGGGGTGACCATATCGGCACCTCATATGCATGCTCTGTCCTTGAAAAGATTAATTAATGTTCTAAAACCTGGATCTAGGGCCATTGATGTTg GATCGGGCTCAGGTTATCTAACGGTCTGTATGGCcataaaaatgaaagtaCTTGAAAATAAGAATTCTTATGTTATAGGTTTAGAACGTGTAAAAGATTTAGTAAATTTTTcattagaaaatataaaaagagataaaccagaattattaaaaattgataattttaaaattattcataaaaatatttatcaagtaaatgaagaagaaaaaaaagagttAGGATTATTCGATGCCATTCATGTTGGAGCGTCAGCTAGCGAACTACCTCAAATTCTAGTGGACCTCTTAGCAGAGAATGGCAAATTGATTATACCCATAGAAGAAGATTATACACAAgttttatatgaaataacaaaaaaaaatgggaaaattataaaagataGATTATTTGATGTTTGTTTTGTtgccttaaaaaaaaattaa
- a CDS encoding SF-assemblin, putative has protein sequence MTTNSDSSTVSDIHFDDKTDGERNKINDMNLFNDSDFFDEGRNKKKSTCSSDNFYEEMKYDILRIERNINSEVKKRLDANKNIQLLIEQMANNMINNVLNKITTKIESISSDLDKIIHKCEELEKVISQIKVDIPTKIQTDMISLKREIADFQLVINKYLNNKKKRDNILYGKIENISAYLTGKIQSEIAFKQHDISYLKNESDRLLNYDNDEDVNFKNVFLQEVEEIKDALNLTVKAREQSDDDIIQAMNKYTSVLQKALQSAIINTN, from the exons ATGACCACCAACAGCGATAGCTCCACAGTCTCTGATATTCACTTTGATGATAAAACTGACGGTGAGaggaataaaataaatgatatgaaCTTATTTAACGATTCTGATTTTTTCGATGAAGGTAGAAATAAGAAGAAAAGCACTTGCAGTAgtgataatttttatgaagaaatgaaatatgatattttaagaattgaaagaaatataaattcagAAGTTAAAAAAAGATTGGAtgctaataaaaatattcaattaTTAATTGAACAAATGgcaaataatatgataaataatgtTCTCAATAAAATAACTACAAAAATAGAAAGCATATCAAGTGATTTAgataaaattatacataagTGTGAGGAATTAGAAAAAGTCATATCTCAAATAAAAGTTGATATACCTACTAAAATTCAAACAGATATGATAAGTTTAAAAAGAGAAATCGCTGATTTTCAATtagttataaataaatatcttaataataaaaaaaaaagagataatatcttatatggaaaaattgaaaatattagTGCATACTTAACTGGAAAAATACAAAGTGAAATTGCTTTTAAACAACATGATATATCATATCTTAAAAATGAAAGTGATAGGTTGctaaattatgataatgatgaggacgtcaattttaaaaatgtatttttacAAGAAGTAGAAGAGATTAAGGATGCGCTCAATTTGACTGTTAAGGCAAGGGAACAATCTGACGATGATATAATACAA gCAATGAACAAGTACACAAGCGTATTGCAAAAAGCATTACAGTCAGCCATTATTAATACGAACTGA
- a CDS encoding H/ACA ribonucleoprotein complex subunit 3, putative, translated as MYMLRFYLDENGKRVYTVKPVVNGKVTFSAHPCRFSPDDKFSSHRINIKKRFNLL; from the exons atGTATATGCTAAGGTTTTATTTAGATGAAAATGGCAAAAGGGTCTATACCGTAAAa cCTGTTGTTAATGGTAAAGTTACTTTTTCGGCTCATCCTTGTAGATTTTCACCAGACGATAAATTTTCATCCCACAGaataaatattaagaaaAGATTCaacttattataa